One part of the Labilithrix sp. genome encodes these proteins:
- a CDS encoding 1-acyl-sn-glycerol-3-phosphate acyltransferase — protein sequence MKFFYRHYFSVESHGIEHVPRRGRVMLIGNHSGGFALDGMMTICSQFFDREPPRLAQAMVEKFVNTVPFGSQISSRLGHLTGLPAHAERLLADERMLMVFPEGVKGTAKLFKERYSLVHFGTGFMRLAMKMKTPIVPFAFMGGGEAVPTISNARALGKILGVPYVPITPWGLAIPIPAKLEVYYSEPMTFEGTGTEEDEVVLANVDEVKDRIASLIDVGRRRRKGEVLALPAYARSKS from the coding sequence ATGAAGTTCTTCTATCGCCACTACTTCTCGGTCGAGTCGCACGGCATCGAGCACGTGCCGCGGAGGGGCCGCGTCATGCTGATCGGCAATCACTCCGGCGGCTTCGCGCTCGACGGCATGATGACGATCTGCTCCCAGTTCTTCGATCGCGAGCCCCCGCGCCTCGCGCAGGCGATGGTCGAGAAGTTCGTGAACACGGTCCCCTTCGGCTCCCAGATCTCGAGCCGCCTCGGCCACCTCACCGGCCTCCCCGCGCACGCGGAGCGCCTCCTCGCCGACGAGCGCATGCTCATGGTCTTCCCCGAGGGCGTGAAGGGCACCGCGAAGCTCTTCAAGGAGCGCTACTCGCTCGTGCACTTCGGGACCGGCTTCATGCGCCTCGCGATGAAGATGAAGACCCCGATCGTGCCGTTCGCGTTCATGGGCGGCGGAGAGGCGGTGCCGACGATCTCGAACGCGCGCGCGCTCGGGAAGATCCTCGGCGTGCCGTACGTCCCGATCACGCCGTGGGGGCTCGCGATCCCGATCCCGGCGAAGCTCGAGGTCTACTACTCGGAGCCGATGACCTTCGAAGGCACCGGCACGGAGGAGGACGAGGTCGTGCTCGCGAACGTCGACGAGGTGAAGGACCGCATCGCGAGCCTCATCGACGTCGGACGGCGGCGGCGCAAGGGCGAGGTCCTCGCGCTCCCCGCCTACGCGCGGAGCAAGTCGTGA
- a CDS encoding NAD-dependent epimerase/dehydratase family protein, which translates to MKVLVPGISGRLGRMLAEELIEKGHDVIGIDRRPFHDAPRGVEMHELDIRKRAAEEVFRRVRPNAVIHMATVTHLVHQSEDRYRINLGGTRAVFEHSSAYGAEHVVFVGRHTYYGAAADSPLFHVEDEPPMGLAHFPQLADLVAADLYAGSALWRYPTFTTSVLRMVYTLGPTGHGTLATFLRGARVPTIMGYDPLFHFMHERDVIGALVTTLDSRPRGVFNVCGPAPVPLSVIIKETGRTNIPVPSPLLVAALGRFGLPKLPPGALDHIRYPITVDASAFTAATKFAHTIDAKTAMRAYKDAFPRPSTS; encoded by the coding sequence GTGAAGGTCCTCGTCCCCGGCATCTCCGGCCGCCTCGGGCGCATGCTCGCCGAGGAGCTCATCGAGAAGGGGCACGACGTCATCGGCATCGATCGGCGCCCGTTCCACGACGCGCCGCGAGGCGTCGAGATGCACGAGCTCGACATCCGCAAGCGCGCGGCGGAGGAGGTGTTCCGCCGCGTGCGCCCGAACGCCGTCATCCACATGGCGACGGTCACGCACCTCGTCCACCAGAGCGAAGACCGCTACCGCATCAACCTCGGCGGCACGCGCGCCGTGTTCGAGCACTCCTCCGCGTACGGCGCCGAGCACGTCGTCTTCGTCGGCCGCCACACGTACTACGGCGCGGCCGCGGACTCGCCGCTCTTCCACGTCGAGGACGAGCCGCCGATGGGCCTCGCGCACTTCCCTCAGCTCGCGGACCTCGTCGCGGCCGACCTCTACGCCGGCTCCGCGCTCTGGCGCTACCCGACCTTCACGACGAGCGTGCTCCGGATGGTCTACACGCTCGGCCCCACCGGTCACGGCACGCTCGCGACGTTCCTGCGCGGCGCGCGCGTCCCGACCATCATGGGCTACGACCCGCTGTTTCATTTCATGCACGAACGGGACGTGATCGGCGCGCTCGTCACCACGCTCGACTCGCGTCCGCGCGGCGTCTTCAACGTGTGTGGCCCCGCGCCGGTCCCGCTCTCCGTCATCATCAAGGAGACCGGGCGCACGAACATCCCCGTCCCGTCGCCGCTGCTCGTCGCGGCGCTCGGGCGTTTCGGTCTCCCCAAGCTCCCCCCAGGCGCGCTCGACCACATCCGCTACCCCATCACCGTCGACGCGAGCGCGTTCACCGCCGCGACGAAGTTCGCGCACACGATCGACGCGAAGACCGCGATGCGCGCCTACAAGGACGCGTTCCCGCGACCGAGCACCTCGTAG
- a CDS encoding LysR family transcriptional regulator: protein MLEPLRHFALVAQYRTFTAAARHAHVTQPALTASIQRLEAQLGARLFDRGPGGATLTAAGDALLPRARAALAAVEEGRRAVAEVMGLTAGSVRLGAGATACTYYLPGVLARFRAKHAAVSILLREANQDDLLDALEAGDLDLAILARVSAPGAGRTRASPDLLRAARSGLAREKWLEDELVLVAAPGEGAANAPIVTLARGTTTRLLTDRYFPERPVAMELGSIAAVKANTRAGVGVALLSRRAVERDLAQKALAIVPAERTPISRPFYLVHRGRDRLPPAALALHRLLRKP, encoded by the coding sequence GTGCTCGAGCCGCTCCGCCACTTCGCGCTCGTCGCGCAGTACCGGACCTTCACCGCCGCCGCGCGCCACGCCCACGTCACGCAGCCGGCGCTGACGGCGTCGATCCAGCGCCTCGAGGCGCAGCTCGGGGCGCGGCTCTTCGATCGCGGTCCGGGCGGCGCGACGCTGACGGCGGCGGGCGACGCGCTGTTGCCGCGCGCGCGCGCCGCGCTCGCGGCGGTGGAGGAAGGACGGCGCGCGGTGGCGGAGGTGATGGGGCTCACCGCCGGCTCGGTGCGCCTCGGCGCGGGCGCGACGGCGTGCACCTATTACCTGCCCGGCGTGCTCGCGCGGTTTCGCGCCAAACACGCCGCGGTCTCGATCCTCCTCCGCGAGGCGAACCAGGACGACCTGCTCGACGCGCTCGAGGCGGGGGACCTCGACCTCGCGATCCTCGCGCGCGTGAGCGCGCCCGGCGCGGGGCGAACGCGCGCGAGCCCGGACCTCCTCCGCGCGGCGCGCTCCGGCCTCGCGCGCGAGAAGTGGCTCGAAGACGAGCTCGTGCTCGTCGCCGCGCCGGGCGAGGGCGCGGCGAACGCGCCGATCGTGACCCTCGCGCGCGGGACGACGACGCGGCTCCTCACCGATCGCTACTTCCCCGAGCGCCCGGTCGCGATGGAGCTCGGGAGCATCGCTGCGGTAAAAGCCAACACCCGCGCCGGGGTCGGGGTCGCGCTCCTGAGCCGCCGCGCGGTGGAGCGCGATCTCGCGCAGAAAGCGCTCGCGATCGTGCCGGCCGAGCGGACGCCGATCTCACGCCCCTTCTATCTCGTACATCGTGGACGCGATCGACTTCCGCCGGCGGCGCTCGCGCTCCATCGTCTCTTGCGAAAGCCGTGA
- a CDS encoding TSUP family transporter, with amino-acid sequence MAGAGATLFCMTLAFLLLGLAAGVLTTVAGQGGGLMLLLAVSALVGPHAALAITAPALLFGNLHRAVLLRHAVRRDVAVRLAAGALPGALAGGLAAGVLPVGVLRGIMVVLTTLAIAKALGWIRFTVAPRALGPAGFGLGILTGASGGAGILLAPILLALGLGGRAYVATSAVVAVAMHVGRVAGYVGLGFFSPQLVGWTVAVTVAIFAGNALGGRAQGFLEARGRLQAVFEYGTLIVCVALSVAGLG; translated from the coding sequence ATGGCCGGCGCCGGGGCCACTCTATTCTGCATGACGCTCGCGTTCTTGCTCTTGGGTCTCGCGGCGGGGGTCCTCACCACCGTGGCGGGGCAGGGCGGCGGGCTCATGCTCCTGCTCGCCGTCTCCGCGCTCGTCGGCCCGCACGCCGCGCTCGCGATCACCGCGCCCGCGCTGCTCTTCGGGAACCTCCATCGCGCGGTGCTGCTCCGGCACGCGGTCCGCCGCGACGTCGCGGTTCGCCTCGCGGCCGGCGCGCTCCCCGGCGCGCTCGCGGGCGGCCTCGCGGCCGGCGTCCTCCCGGTCGGCGTCCTCCGCGGCATCATGGTCGTGCTCACGACGCTCGCGATCGCGAAGGCCCTCGGCTGGATCCGCTTCACGGTCGCGCCGCGCGCGCTCGGTCCGGCGGGCTTCGGCCTCGGGATCCTGACCGGCGCGTCGGGCGGGGCGGGGATCCTCCTCGCGCCGATCCTCCTCGCGCTCGGACTGGGCGGCCGGGCTTACGTCGCGACCTCGGCCGTGGTCGCCGTCGCGATGCACGTCGGCCGGGTGGCCGGATATGTGGGTCTCGGCTTTTTCTCACCGCAGCTCGTCGGATGGACCGTCGCCGTGACGGTCGCGATCTTCGCCGGCAACGCGCTCGGAGGCCGGGCGCAGGGCTTTCTCGAGGCGCGCGGCCGTCTCCAGGCCGTGTTCGAGTACGGAACGCTGATCGTGTGCGTCGCGCTGTCCGTCGCCGGCCTCGGCTGA
- a CDS encoding serine/threonine protein kinase, whose product MMTPAGDPRQQAQKRVGTTLNNKYHIDRLIDVGGMAAVYQSTHRNGKRVAIKMLHPFIATNADVRERFLREGYVANQVEHPGAVSILDDDMTQDGAPFLVMELLEGESLDQWMQRTKERLPLADVLAIADQTLDVLSAFHAVNVIHRDIKPGNLFITKSGLVKVLDFGLARLRDPRVSGAPTASGIVLGTASYMPPEQAQGKSDQIDARSDLFAVGAVMFRAITGRPIFEGRTPTDRLFQAMKDRAPSLASIIPEMPQFVTAVVDKALSFKKEDRFASAADMRIAVRSTFAQLRDEAEVRQTVPTTSQVPVDDTSREVSAIFDAIMEPSVIVDLSFQTNGPPKNS is encoded by the coding sequence GTGATGACCCCCGCCGGCGATCCGCGGCAGCAAGCGCAGAAGCGCGTCGGGACGACGTTGAACAACAAGTACCACATCGATCGCTTGATCGACGTGGGCGGGATGGCCGCCGTCTACCAGTCGACGCACCGCAACGGAAAGCGCGTCGCGATCAAGATGCTGCATCCCTTCATCGCGACCAACGCGGACGTGCGCGAGCGCTTCCTCCGCGAGGGCTACGTCGCGAACCAGGTCGAGCACCCGGGCGCGGTGAGCATCCTCGACGACGACATGACGCAGGACGGCGCGCCGTTCCTCGTCATGGAGCTCCTCGAAGGCGAGTCGCTCGACCAGTGGATGCAGCGCACGAAGGAGCGCCTGCCGCTCGCGGACGTGCTCGCGATCGCGGACCAGACGCTCGACGTCCTCTCCGCCTTCCACGCCGTCAACGTCATCCACCGCGACATCAAGCCGGGCAACCTCTTCATCACGAAGAGCGGCCTCGTGAAGGTGCTCGACTTCGGGCTCGCGCGCCTGCGCGATCCGCGCGTCTCCGGGGCGCCGACCGCGTCGGGCATCGTCCTCGGCACCGCGTCGTACATGCCGCCCGAGCAGGCGCAGGGCAAGAGCGATCAGATCGACGCGCGCTCCGACCTCTTCGCGGTGGGCGCGGTCATGTTCCGCGCGATCACGGGGCGCCCGATCTTCGAGGGCCGCACGCCGACCGATCGTCTCTTCCAGGCGATGAAGGACCGCGCGCCGTCGCTCGCGTCGATCATCCCGGAGATGCCGCAGTTCGTGACCGCGGTCGTCGACAAGGCGCTCTCCTTCAAGAAGGAGGACCGCTTCGCGTCCGCGGCGGACATGCGGATCGCGGTCCGCTCGACGTTCGCGCAGCTGCGCGACGAGGCGGAGGTCCGGCAGACGGTCCCGACCACGTCGCAGGTCCCGGTCGACGACACCTCGCGCGAGGTCAGCGCGATCTTCGACGCGATCATGGAGCCGAGCGTCATCGTCGACCTCAGCTTCCAGACGAACGGCCCGCCGAAAAACTCGTAG
- a CDS encoding alpha-1,4-glucan--maltose-1-phosphate maltosyltransferase, which yields MQSGRSRVIVEGAAPQVDGGRYPAKRVVGEPIDCACDLVSDGHDAVAGRLLYRRAGTKEWAEAPLAPRGNDRFGASFLATSTGRWEFTFEAWIDHFTTWARGLAKKAAAQQDVTLDLLTGAKMVAAATARAKSLVENEALSRAAALLGDPAMDLHARVAQATSPELARVMADNPDRSHASRLDEPLALTIDPKLARFGAWYEFFPRSSVGRASLEPLRHRTLREAEERLPYVADMGFDVLYLPPIHPIGRAYRKGPNNTLTAGPDDVGSPWAIGAAEGGHKAVHPELGTLDDLRRFVARARSLGIEVALDVAFQVSPDHPYVKEHPEWFLKRPDGSIQYAENPPKKYQDVYPFDFECDAWESLWTELTSVVTFWAEQGVRVFRVDNPHTKSLRFWERCIAEVKAQYPDTVFLAEAFTRPKLMYALAKMGFSQSYTYFTWRHTKEEFTEYLRELTRPPVSDFFRPNFWPNTPDILPEHLQYGGRPVFVQRLILAAMMSASYGIYGPPFELMEHVARPGAEEYIDNEKFQLRSWDVERPDSLAGLIGKVNRIRRENPALHDNRISFHHTDNPHLLCFGKRDASGENVVLCVVNLDTNHTHAGWVELDLPALGVQPHERYQVHDLLADARYQWSGTRNYVELDPRVTPAHVFRIRKHVRTEHDFEYFL from the coding sequence ATGCAGAGCGGGCGAAGCCGGGTCATCGTCGAAGGAGCAGCGCCGCAGGTCGACGGCGGCAGGTATCCGGCGAAGCGCGTCGTCGGCGAGCCGATCGATTGCGCCTGCGACCTCGTCTCCGACGGCCACGACGCGGTCGCGGGCCGCCTCCTCTACCGCCGCGCCGGGACGAAGGAGTGGGCGGAGGCGCCGCTCGCGCCGCGGGGCAACGATCGCTTCGGCGCGAGCTTCCTCGCGACGTCGACCGGGCGGTGGGAATTCACGTTCGAGGCGTGGATCGATCACTTTACGACGTGGGCGCGCGGCCTCGCGAAGAAGGCGGCCGCGCAGCAGGACGTGACGCTCGATCTGCTCACCGGCGCGAAGATGGTGGCCGCGGCGACGGCGCGGGCGAAGAGCCTCGTCGAGAACGAGGCGCTCTCGCGCGCGGCGGCGCTCCTCGGCGATCCGGCGATGGACCTCCACGCCCGCGTCGCGCAGGCCACGTCGCCCGAGCTCGCGCGCGTGATGGCGGACAACCCCGATCGCAGCCACGCGTCCCGCCTCGACGAGCCGCTCGCGCTCACGATCGATCCGAAGCTCGCGCGCTTCGGCGCCTGGTACGAATTCTTCCCGCGCTCCAGCGTGGGCCGCGCGTCGCTCGAGCCGCTCCGGCACCGGACGCTGCGCGAAGCGGAGGAGCGCCTGCCGTACGTCGCGGACATGGGGTTCGACGTCCTCTACCTGCCGCCGATCCACCCGATCGGCCGCGCCTACCGCAAGGGCCCGAACAACACGCTCACCGCGGGCCCCGACGACGTCGGGAGCCCGTGGGCGATCGGCGCGGCCGAGGGCGGCCACAAGGCGGTGCACCCCGAGCTCGGCACGCTCGACGATCTCCGCCGCTTCGTCGCGCGCGCGCGGTCGCTCGGGATCGAGGTCGCGCTCGACGTGGCGTTCCAGGTCTCGCCCGATCATCCCTACGTGAAGGAGCACCCGGAGTGGTTCCTGAAGCGGCCGGACGGCTCGATTCAATATGCCGAGAACCCGCCCAAGAAATACCAGGACGTTTATCCGTTCGACTTCGAGTGCGATGCGTGGGAGTCGCTCTGGACCGAGCTCACCTCGGTCGTCACGTTCTGGGCCGAGCAGGGCGTTCGCGTATTTCGCGTCGACAACCCGCATACGAAGAGCCTCCGCTTCTGGGAGCGCTGCATCGCAGAGGTCAAGGCGCAATACCCCGACACCGTCTTCCTCGCCGAGGCCTTCACGCGGCCCAAGCTGATGTACGCTCTGGCGAAGATGGGATTTTCGCAGTCCTATACCTATTTCACGTGGCGTCACACGAAGGAGGAATTCACGGAGTACCTCCGCGAGCTCACCCGGCCGCCGGTGAGCGACTTCTTCCGCCCCAACTTCTGGCCCAACACGCCGGACATCCTCCCCGAGCACCTCCAGTACGGCGGGCGTCCGGTCTTCGTGCAGCGGCTCATCCTCGCCGCGATGATGTCGGCGAGCTATGGCATCTACGGTCCGCCGTTCGAGCTGATGGAGCACGTCGCGCGCCCCGGCGCGGAGGAGTACATCGACAACGAGAAGTTCCAGCTCCGCTCCTGGGACGTCGAGCGCCCCGACTCGCTCGCCGGCCTGATCGGCAAGGTAAACCGCATTCGCCGCGAGAACCCCGCCCTCCACGACAACCGAATATCGTTCCACCACACCGACAATCCCCATCTCCTCTGCTTCGGAAAGCGGGACGCGAGCGGCGAGAACGTGGTCCTCTGCGTCGTGAACCTCGACACGAACCACACCCACGCGGGCTGGGTCGAGCTCGACCTCCCCGCCCTCGGCGTCCAGCCGCACGAGCGCTACCAGGTCCACGACCTCCTCGCCGACGCGCGCTACCAGTGGTCGGGCACTCGCAACTACGTCGAGCTGGACCCTCGGGTGACGCCGGCGCACGTCTTCCGTATTCGGAAGCACGTCCGCACCGAGCACGACTTCGAGTACTTCCTGTGA
- a CDS encoding phosphotransferase, with translation MSASKITPELEARLLESVPQRRWFRAKSRRVTRVRVADALPLPLALDYRVTLLLLRVEHDGGGDDYVMAVDDDANDVLARPEVLAHLLDLFGGPVLTGAHTTVRFEATPGFAARKAEPGADLTPKPVSTEQTNTSVVYGDSFVLKVLRQLDEGASPDMEMSEMLTLAGYEHAPPLVGTIVCERAGRAASTMGLVHRFTPNEGEAWTFTLDALRAHLRGEEAADRYVALAELLGRRVGQMHAALASRADVPAFAPEPLDEARRAAMVDAAKASLDRAVKAASLHPEYATKLAEAAPSIVRRLERFVELRSDPIATRVHGDLHLGQVLFTGDDFVIIDFEGEPARPLIERKMKRSPFVDVAGMLRSFHYAAMTGIREMPNSEEAARAWHKAVRGAFLKGWEAASLTGADLLTGATVLDFALLEKCLYEVSYEADNRPDWIGIPLEGLLER, from the coding sequence GTGAGCGCGTCGAAGATCACGCCGGAGCTCGAGGCGCGCCTCCTCGAGAGCGTCCCGCAGCGGCGCTGGTTCCGCGCGAAGTCGCGGCGGGTCACGCGCGTCCGCGTCGCCGACGCGCTGCCGCTCCCGCTCGCCCTCGACTACCGCGTCACGCTCCTTCTCCTCCGCGTCGAGCACGACGGCGGGGGCGACGACTACGTGATGGCGGTCGACGACGACGCGAACGACGTGCTCGCGCGGCCGGAGGTGTTGGCGCACCTCCTCGACCTCTTCGGCGGCCCCGTCCTCACCGGCGCGCACACCACCGTGCGCTTCGAGGCGACCCCGGGCTTCGCCGCGCGCAAGGCCGAGCCGGGCGCGGACCTGACGCCGAAGCCGGTCTCGACCGAGCAGACGAACACGAGCGTCGTCTACGGCGACAGCTTCGTCCTGAAGGTCCTGCGCCAGCTCGACGAAGGGGCGAGCCCGGACATGGAGATGAGCGAGATGCTCACGCTCGCGGGCTACGAGCACGCGCCGCCGCTCGTCGGCACGATCGTGTGCGAGCGCGCGGGGCGCGCGGCGTCGACGATGGGCCTCGTGCATCGCTTCACGCCGAACGAGGGGGAGGCGTGGACGTTCACGCTCGATGCGCTCCGCGCGCATCTCCGCGGCGAGGAGGCGGCCGACCGCTACGTCGCGCTCGCCGAGCTCCTCGGCCGCCGGGTGGGGCAGATGCACGCCGCGCTCGCGTCGCGCGCCGACGTCCCGGCCTTCGCGCCGGAGCCGCTCGACGAGGCGCGCCGCGCGGCGATGGTGGACGCCGCGAAGGCGTCGCTCGATCGCGCGGTGAAGGCGGCCTCTCTGCATCCCGAATACGCGACGAAGCTCGCGGAGGCGGCGCCGTCGATCGTGAGGCGGCTGGAGCGGTTCGTCGAGCTGCGCTCCGACCCGATCGCGACGCGGGTGCACGGCGATCTCCACCTCGGGCAGGTCCTCTTCACGGGGGACGACTTCGTCATCATCGACTTCGAGGGCGAGCCGGCGCGGCCGCTGATCGAACGAAAGATGAAGCGGTCGCCGTTCGTCGACGTCGCGGGGATGTTGCGCTCTTTCCACTACGCGGCGATGACGGGCATTCGCGAAATGCCCAATAGCGAGGAGGCCGCGCGGGCGTGGCACAAGGCGGTGCGCGGGGCGTTCCTGAAGGGCTGGGAGGCGGCGTCGCTCACGGGCGCCGACTTGCTCACCGGCGCGACGGTGCTCGATTTCGCGCTCCTCGAGAAATGCCTCTACGAAGTGAGCTACGAGGCCGACAATCGGCCCGATTGGATCGGGATCCCGCTCGAGGGGCTACTCGAGAGATGA
- a CDS encoding 4-alpha-glucanotransferase: MHAIDGALAELGVRRFLLAIHDVSFPTDPDEDAGRGTPYSRASERFLDFARGLGFTGLQLGPQGQTSIDNASPYDGTFFSRNVDSLPLRAFAGLVDDADLAAAIVPPSPRADHARAHRALHHLVARARETGDVDGFLARHREWLEKDALYDALRAGYGDKGFRDWPAHGDAGFWLRDPSALLAQHAAHVRRYAFAQLLAHEAHSRFRDACARRGLVLYADLQVGTSDADAWARASCFLRDYVMGAPPSRTNPEGQPWGYGVLDPRAEGAAFFDARIEKTFAEYDGLRVDHPHGLVCPWVYRHGTADPEAAVRAGARLHESPDLPDHPALAPFAIARADQLDRAVPRYADEWVTGLDQSQIDRYAARFDRLVAAAVRNGRDPKGLACEVLSTAPHPLRCVLERHRLGRFRITQKANLDDPSDGYRTENAAPPDWAMIGNHDTPPVFALVRDWPIERREKWRAYLGPRLRLSAADETRLALEPRFLAQALLADLFLCPAENVSIFFGDLFGYEESFNVPGLVHPDNWTLRLPADFESLYARRLSTQSALDIPFALALALDARGSTSGLAAHLRQNRSSLE; this comes from the coding sequence ATGCATGCGATCGATGGCGCGCTCGCCGAGCTCGGTGTACGTCGCTTCCTCCTCGCGATCCACGACGTCAGCTTTCCGACCGATCCGGACGAGGACGCGGGACGCGGCACCCCGTACTCGCGTGCGTCCGAGCGCTTCCTCGATTTCGCGCGTGGCCTCGGCTTTACCGGGCTCCAGCTCGGACCGCAGGGTCAGACCTCGATCGACAACGCCTCCCCTTACGACGGCACCTTCTTCTCGCGCAACGTCGACTCGCTCCCGCTCCGCGCGTTCGCCGGGCTCGTCGACGACGCCGACCTCGCCGCCGCGATCGTCCCGCCGTCGCCGCGCGCCGATCACGCCCGCGCCCACCGCGCGCTCCACCACCTCGTCGCCCGCGCGCGTGAGACGGGGGACGTCGACGGCTTCCTCGCGCGCCACCGCGAGTGGCTCGAGAAGGACGCGCTCTACGACGCGCTCCGCGCCGGCTACGGCGACAAGGGCTTCCGCGACTGGCCCGCGCACGGCGACGCGGGCTTCTGGCTCCGCGATCCGAGCGCGCTCCTCGCGCAGCACGCGGCGCATGTTCGTCGCTACGCGTTCGCGCAGCTCCTCGCCCACGAGGCCCATTCGCGCTTCCGTGACGCGTGCGCGCGCCGCGGCCTCGTGCTCTACGCCGACCTCCAGGTCGGCACCTCCGACGCGGACGCGTGGGCGCGCGCGTCGTGTTTCCTCCGCGACTACGTGATGGGCGCGCCGCCGAGCCGCACGAACCCGGAGGGGCAGCCGTGGGGGTACGGCGTCCTCGATCCCCGCGCGGAGGGCGCCGCGTTCTTCGACGCGCGCATCGAGAAGACGTTCGCGGAGTACGACGGCCTCCGCGTCGATCACCCCCACGGGCTCGTCTGCCCGTGGGTCTACCGCCACGGCACCGCCGATCCCGAGGCCGCCGTCCGCGCCGGCGCGCGCCTCCACGAGTCCCCCGACCTCCCGGACCACCCCGCGCTCGCCCCCTTCGCGATCGCGCGCGCGGACCAGCTCGACCGCGCGGTGCCGCGCTACGCCGACGAGTGGGTCACCGGCCTCGACCAATCCCAGATCGATCGCTACGCCGCGCGCTTCGATCGCCTCGTCGCCGCCGCGGTCCGGAACGGCCGCGATCCGAAGGGACTCGCGTGCGAGGTGCTCTCCACCGCCCCGCACCCGCTCCGCTGCGTGCTCGAGCGCCACCGCCTCGGCCGATTCCGCATCACACAAAAGGCCAACCTCGACGATCCGTCCGACGGCTACCGCACCGAAAACGCGGCGCCGCCGGACTGGGCGATGATCGGCAATCACGACACGCCGCCCGTCTTCGCGCTCGTGCGCGATTGGCCCATCGAGCGCCGTGAGAAATGGCGCGCCTACCTCGGCCCGCGCCTCCGCCTCTCCGCCGCCGACGAAACGCGCCTCGCCCTCGAGCCTCGTTTCCTCGCGCAGGCCCTCCTCGCCGATCTCTTCCTCTGCCCCGCCGAGAACGTCTCGATCTTCTTCGGCGACCTGTTCGGCTACGAGGAGAGCTTCAACGTCCCCGGCCTCGTCCACCCCGACAACTGGACACTGCGCCTCCCCGCCGATTTCGAGTCGCTCTACGCCCGCCGCCTCTCCACCCAGTCCGCCCTCGATATCCCATTTGCGCTCGCCCTCGCCCTCGACGCGCGGGGCTCCACCTCCGGCCTCGCGGCGCACCTCCGCCAAAACCGATCATCTCTCGAGTAG
- a CDS encoding ATP-binding cassette domain-containing protein codes for MSTPSASPSRAPTLALAGVSASGKLGLKIDRVSLEAEKGSVLAIVGAPRDGTGLLLDVIDGTARPKTGSVHAPARVRVARVTLDAPLPDALRVDEVCALSSALRGGASAPAGSRASAGGANASAGGASASAGSSVSAGASASEVLGALHLESLAKRSVRSLSVDERRAVTLALALAAPVELLLVEEPLALLAPLATRVVVERLRERAKTACVVVATASPRDATRVGDRIAVLADGVLTPIEESNTVSRDAGSLRVVVAAAQGKSGAASLIGALGREDAVVRVDSAAFAAGEATVLHVHGDDLGALAKAVTRAIAAAKVDVDLVEPSIMPLDAIRAQIAAHAAESRS; via the coding sequence ATGAGCACGCCCTCGGCCTCGCCGTCCCGCGCGCCCACGCTCGCGCTCGCAGGGGTGAGCGCGAGCGGAAAGCTCGGGCTCAAGATCGATCGCGTGTCGCTCGAGGCCGAGAAGGGGAGCGTCCTCGCGATCGTCGGCGCGCCCCGCGACGGCACCGGGCTCCTTCTCGACGTCATCGACGGCACAGCGCGCCCAAAGACCGGGAGCGTGCACGCGCCCGCGCGCGTCCGCGTCGCGCGGGTCACGCTCGATGCGCCGCTACCCGATGCGCTCCGCGTCGACGAGGTATGCGCGCTGTCGTCGGCGCTCCGCGGAGGGGCGAGCGCGCCGGCTGGATCGCGCGCGTCGGCGGGAGGGGCGAACGCGTCGGCGGGAGGGGCGAGCGCGTCGGCGGGGTCGAGCGTGTCGGCGGGAGCTTCCGCCAGCGAGGTGTTGGGCGCGCTGCACCTCGAGTCGCTCGCGAAGCGCAGCGTGCGCTCGCTCTCTGTGGACGAGCGCCGCGCGGTCACGCTCGCGCTCGCGCTCGCCGCCCCGGTCGAGCTCCTGCTCGTCGAGGAGCCGCTCGCGCTCCTCGCTCCGCTCGCGACGCGGGTGGTGGTGGAGCGCCTCCGCGAGCGTGCGAAGACGGCATGCGTCGTCGTCGCCACCGCCTCTCCACGCGACGCGACGCGCGTGGGCGATCGCATCGCCGTCCTCGCCGACGGCGTGCTCACGCCGATCGAGGAGTCGAACACGGTGTCGCGCGACGCGGGCTCGCTCCGCGTCGTCGTCGCGGCCGCGCAGGGCAAGAGCGGCGCGGCCTCCCTCATCGGCGCGCTCGGCCGCGAAGACGCCGTCGTGCGCGTCGACTCCGCCGCCTTCGCCGCGGGCGAGGCGACGGTCCTCCACGTCCACGGCGACGACCTCGGCGCGCTCGCGAAGGCGGTCACGCGCGCCATCGCGGCGGCGAAGGTCGACGTCGACCTCGTCGAACCGAGCATCATGCCCCTCGACGCGATCCGCGCCCAGATCGCCGCCCACGCCGCGGAGTCACGCTCGTGA